In one Cottoperca gobio chromosome 12, fCotGob3.1, whole genome shotgun sequence genomic region, the following are encoded:
- the zfyve16 gene encoding LOW QUALITY PROTEIN: zinc finger FYVE domain-containing protein 16 (The sequence of the model RefSeq protein was modified relative to this genomic sequence to represent the inferred CDS: deleted 1 base in 1 codon): MDSFFKAAVCDLDKLLDDFELNTEELECKSVFLKPSVYPFSSLGSQCLSSEASTVPPNLPDLNSLHYGSATSCPDRSSSQNLSADDREDKGQPLTGVDLLSSVDHRPGKSSVPPCPDRALKPVCDLVNDTSSAILVRANSHDAFSELDMVEKQMEEEETLLVDFDSPVVHEEQGGPSQSADCGDATEEKQASAGKDELLGLDSHEQQSGEYSASLSLLDVILPAAVERNCESTDDSPRPTESAEEEERLCEEVAFTNQVVDNTLDHCESEPALPVDSIKEPTTTSVNEEEDSQEASDKGESQSEASDSEPVGLSCLPLAVSMCGALVNIRTTEEESGQAPEQCDEAADVSESTEADSLSALEAREHRSHLEERFDSSVSQQVVEGRVSPEGQHLSLEPAPPAVPSADLDSCDRSEPSPVDPPEFGFEYLPESDQAELLVTDEELDAFLQAHAEAEQGRGVSYCSSSGDFTQPESLSESNRDLDGRLVGEELKSCGLERRDDLEGLASPESDRTMCVSAEGSFNPGAPSQDSCRPCQEEPELSSGVSNSLTSNTFQSQHSSSPDQQPSYGGARPKQLHCQTARSPPAGEEGEEQAQTLCGSTTDPSTTEDEESSPTSLTEEHCNIRDLSPMYASQEHQDYSVGYDELSEPPPYPGESPTDGARSVNWKREGVEELGSRQPAWVPDSEAPNCMNCYQRFTFTKRRHHCRACGKVYCAVCCNRKCKLKYMEKEARVCVVCFDTIHRAQALERMMSPAGPSPNPNVPSEYCSTIPPLQQARAAGTLNSPPPTVMVPVSVLKNPNNDSCPREQKRVWFADGILPNGEVADTTKLSVTSRRSSQEFSPVSPDQTTPGSEVGVSGSSAPEASGSVEVFRPPVSGPWDYALLSGIGTSVQRVPSLLPDNEDELPPLLITTGEDEVGDVLVEESPAPCQILHLLEEGGPRPLTFVLNANLLVNVKLVTYSSRQCWCFGSNGLQALGQRELVFLLECLPEEKTLPKDLFTLYLNIYQEAQKGKFLEELDNVTFTSSFLGSKDHAGMLFFSPTCQPLDGLTLPLQPFLFGLLVQKLEVPWAKVFPLRLLLRLGAQYSVYPTTLTSVRFRDSVYRETGHTIMNLLADLRNYQYSLSVVEGLRIHMEMGHSYIEIPKNSFNEMQKVVNASNEHVISIGARFSSEADSHLVCFQNEEGNYQTQANSKPGKTRTVTGASFVVFNGALKASSGFIAKSSIVEDGLMVQIPPETMESLRTALREQTDFHIPCGRNDGGEVRENVTIRWVDLSSPVNAGITSGVDGRPLDGVRSVRMQQDTEFDSDGRTIRCTEVFYQIKTPDCSLASVQSSCSVFQKEMALAACSALTPHLAVLASSGINSLSLRISTQADMVEYQAGCGGRLLPQRYMNELDSALIPVIHGGSASVPQTAMDMEFIFYITHTI, translated from the exons ATGGACAGCTTCTTCAAGGCAGCTGTATGTGATCTGGACAAACTGCTCGATGACTTTGAACTCAACACTG agGAACTTGAATGCAAATCTGTTTTCCTGAAGCCTTCTGTGTACCCCTTCTCCTCACTGGGCTCTCAGTGTTTATCCTCCGAGGCGTCCACTGTCCCACCAAACCTCCCTGACCTTAACTCTCTTCATTATGGTTCTGCCACCAGCTGTCCTGACCGCTCCAGCAGTCAAAACCTCAGCGCTGATGACAGAGAAGACAAAGGTCAGCCTCTCACAGGAGTGGACCTTCTCTCCTCTGTGGATCACAGGCCAGGTAAAAGCTCTGTGCCT CCTTGCCCGGATAGAGCTCTGAAGCCAGTGTGTGACCTTGTGAATGACACATCCTCAGCCATCCTGGTCAGGGCCAACAGCCACGATGCTTTCAGTGAGCTGGACATGGTGGAAAAGcaaatggaggaggaggagacgctGCTTGTAGACTTTGACAGCCCTGTGGTACATGAAGAACAAGGAGGGCCAAGCCAAAGTGCCGATTGTGGAGACGCCACGGAAGAGAAACAAGCCTCTGCAGGGAAGGACGAGCTGCTGGGTTTAGATTCCCACGAGCAGCAAAGCGGTGAATACTCTGCCTCGCTCAGTCTGCTGGACGTAATTCTTCCTGCTGCAGTGGAGAGGAACTGTGAGTCCACAGATGATTCACCAAGGCCCACTGAGTcagctgaggaagaggagaggctCTGTGAGGAGGTGGCGTTCACAAACCAAGTGGTGGATAACACCTTAGACCACTGTGAATCGGAGCCCGCTCTGCCTGTTGATAGCATTAAAGAACCAACAACAACCTCAGTgaatgaagaggaggattcACAAGAAGCCTCGGATAAAGGTGAGTCTCAGTCAGAGGCTTCGGATAGCGAACCAGTGGGCTTATCATGCCTGCCCTTAGCTGTGTCCATGTGTGGAGCTTTAGTGAACATAAggaccacagaagaagagtcaGGGCAGGCTCCAGAGCAGTGTGATGAGGCAGCTGACGTCTCTGAGAGCACAGAGGCAGACTCCCTGTCAGCCTTGGAAGCCAGAGAGCACAGGTCCCATTTAGAGGAACGTTTTGACTCGTCTGTGTCCCAGCAGGTTGTAGAGGGCAGGGTGTCACCAGAGGGGCAGCATCTTTCTCTTgaacctgctcctcctgctgtcccCTCTGCAGACCTCGACTCCTGCGACCGCTCAGAACCCAGCCCAGTCGATCCTCCCGAGTTTGGCTTTGAATACCTGCCTGAGAGTGACCAGGCCGAGCTGCTGGTTACAGACGAGGAGTTGGATGCATTCCTGCAGGCACACGCAGAAGCAGAGCAAGGTAGAGGTGTCTCTTATTGCAGCAGCTCTGGAGATTTCACTCAACCTGAGAGTCTCTCCGAGTCAAACAGAGATTTGGACGGCAGGCTTGTGGGAGAGGAGCTAAAGAGCTGTGGTCTTGAAAGACGGGATGATCTAGAGGGTCTGGCTTCTCCAGAGAGCGACagaacaatgtgtgtgtctgcagagggCAGTTTTAACCCCGGTGCTCCATCACAGGACTCTTGCAGACCTTGCCAAGAAGAGCCAGAACTCTCCTCTGGGGTAAGCAACTCTTTGACCAGCAACACTTTCCAGTCCCAGCACAGCAGTAGCCCCGATCAGCAGCCCTCCTATGGAGGTGCAAGACCTAAACAGCTACACTGCCAAACTGCTAGATCTCCACCAGCaggggaagaaggagaggagcaggCTCAGACACTCTGTGGTTCTACAACAGATCCGAGTACAACAGAGGATGAAGAGAGTTCACCCACAAGTCTTACAGAGGAGCATTGTAACATTAGAGATTTGAGCCCTATGTATGCCTCTCAGGAGCATCAGGATTACAGTGTGGGGTATGATGAACTCTCAGAGCCCCCACCTTACCCGGGGGAGTCACCCACAGATGGTGCCAGGTCGGTGAActggaagagagagggagtggaggagcTGGGGAGCAGACAGCCTGCCTGGGTGCCAGACTCTGAAGCTCCCAACTGTATGAACTGCTACCAGAGGTTCACTTTCACCAAGAGGCGGCATCACTGTCGAGCCTGTGGCAAG GTTTACTGTGCGGTGTGCTGCAACAGGAAGTGTAAGCTGAAGTACATGGAGAAAGAGGCTCGCGTGTGTGTCGTCTGCTTCGATACCATACACAGAG CCCAGGCCCTGGAGCGGATGATGAGTCCTGCAGGTCCTAGTCCAAACCCCAACGTCCCCTCTGAGTACTGCAGCACCATCCCCCCTCTGCAGCAGGCTCGAGCCGCTGGCACTCTCAACTCTCCTCCACCGACCGTCATGGTGCCTGTGTCCGTTCTCAAAAACCCAAACAACGACA gTTGTCCTCGGGAACAGAAGCGCGTGTGGTTTGCTGATGGCATCTTGCCCAACGGAGAGGTGGCAGACACAACAAAGCTGTCCGTGACGAGCCGCCGGAGCTCCCAGGAGTTCAGTCCTGTCTCTCCAGACCAAACAACA CCTGGGTCAGAGGTTGGAGTCAGTGGCTCCTCCGCCCCCGAAGCTTCGGGGTCTGTGGAGGTGTTTCGACCGCCGGTGTCTGGACCCTGGGACTATGCCTTGCTCTCTGGAATTGGTACTTCCGTGCAGAGAGTTCCCAGTCTGCTGCCAGATAATGAGGATGAGCTCCCTCCTCTGCTCATCACCACTGGAGAGGATGAAGTGGGag atgttttgGTTGAGGAAAGTCCTGCCCCGTGCCAGATTCTGCACTTATTAGAGGAGGGGGGACCCCGACCTCTGACATTTGTTCTGAACGCCAACCTGCTGGTCAATGTCAAACTGGTTACAT aCTCCAGTCGGCAATGCTGGTGTTTTGGCTCTAATGGGCTGCAGGCTCTGGGACAGAGAGAGTTGGTGTTTTTGTTGGAGTGTTTGCCAGAAGAAAAAACTCTTCCAAAAGACCTTTTCACACTCTATCTCAACATTTACCAAGAAGCCCAAAAAG GGAAGTTTTTGGAGGAGCTGGATAATGTGACGTTTACGAGCAGTTTTCTGGGCAGTAAGGATCACGCTGGGATGCTCTTCTTCTCCCCCACGTGTCAGCCTCTAGATGgcctcactctccctcttcagCCTTTCCTGTTTGGCCTGCTCGTCCAGAAGCTGGAGGTTCCCTGGGCCAAAGTCTTTCCCCTCAGGCTGCTTCTCCGGCTTGGAGCTCAATACAGCG tgtatCCCACTACATTGACAAGTGTCCGTTTTCGGGACTCTGTGTATCGAGAGACGGGACACACCATAATGAATTTACTGGCT GACCTGAGGAACTACCAGTACAGTCTGTCAGTTGTGGAGGGCCTGAGGATCCACATGGAGATGGGCCACAGCTACATCGAGATCCCCAAAAATAGCTTCAATGAG ATGCAGAAGGTGGTAAATGCATCCAACGAGCACGTCATCAGCATCGGAGCGAGGTTCAGCTCGGAGGCCGACTCTCACCTGGTGTGTTTCCAGAATGAAGAGGGAAACTATCAGACGCAGGCCAACAGCAAGCCTGGCAAGACCCGAACAG TGACTGGGGCCAGTTTTGTTGTGTTCAATGGAGCCCTGAAAGCCTCATCTGGGTTCATTGCCAAGTCTAGCATAGTTGAAG atgGGTTGATGGTGCAAATCCCTCCAGAGACCATGGAGTCTCTGCGCACAGCCCTGAGGGAGCAGACAGATTTCCACATACCCTGCGGCAGGAACGACGGCGGGGAGGTCAGAGAAAACGTCACTATCCGCTGGGTCGACTTGAGTTCACCTGTCAACGCAGG CATAACCAGCGGGGTGGATGGGAGACCTCTGGATGGAGTCCGCAGTGTAAGGATGCAGCAGGACACCGAGTTTGATTCTGACGGACGCACCATCAGATGCACGGAG GTGTTCTACCAGATCAAGACACCGGACTGCAGCCTCGCGTCGGTGCAGTCGTCATGCAGCGTTTTTCAGAAGGAGATGGCTTTGGCCGCCTGCAGCGCTCTGACTCCTCACCTCGCTGTCCTCGCCTCCAGTGGCATCAACTCGCTCTCTCTTCGCATCTCTACACAGGCTGATATG GTGGAGTACCAGGCGGGCTGCGGCGGCCGGCTCCTCCCTCAGCGCTACATGAACGAGCTGGACAGCGCTCTGATCCCCGTCATCCATGGAGGTAGCGCTAGTGTACCACAGACTGCCATGGACATGGAGTTCATCTTCTACATCACTCACACCATCTAa
- the ube2l3a gene encoding ubiquitin-conjugating enzyme E2 L3a encodes MHRRLTKELDEIRKYGAKHFRNIQVDESNLLNWQGLLIPDCPPYDKGAFRIELIFPAEYPFKPPKITFKTKIYHPNIDEKGQVCLPIISVENWKPATKTDQVIHNLISLVNSPQPEHPLRADLAEEYSKDRAKFMKNAEEFTKKHSEKRPIE; translated from the exons ATGCATAGGAGACTAACAAAg gaGCTTGACGAAATCCGCAAATATGGGGCGAAGCATTTCCGCAACATTCAAGTGGATGAATCAAATCTTTTGAACTGGCAAGGGCTCCTTATTCCT GATTGTCCTCCATATGACAAAGGAGCATTTCGGATTGAGCTCATCTTTCCCGCGGAGTACCCCTTCAAGCCACCCAAGATCACCTTCAAGACAAAAATCTACCACCCCAACATTGATGAGAAGGGTCAGGTCTGCCTGCCTATCATCAGTGTCGAGAACTGGAAGCCAGCCACAAAAACTGATCAGG tgaTTCACAATCTCATCAGTCTGGTGAACAGCCCCCAGCCGGAGCATCCGCTGAGGGCCGACCTGGCAGAGGAGTACAGTAAAGACCGTGCAAAATTCATGAAGAATGCAGAGGagtttacaaagaaacacagtgaaAAGCGACCCATTGAGTGA
- the ckmt2a gene encoding creatine kinase, mitochondrial 2a (sarcomeric) yields the protein MAGPFTRMISGRNTAVLLASLGAGTVATGFLLSENSLAADARTKLYPPSSDFPDLRKHNNCMAKALTPAIYGKLRDKVTPNNWTLDQSIQTGVDNPGHPFIKTVGCVAGDEETYEVFAELFDPIIKDRHNGYDPRSMTHHTDLDASKITNGVFDDKYVLSSRVRTGRSIRGLSLPPACSRAERREVERVVVTALAGLKGDLSGRYYGLEDMTEKEQQQLIDDHFLFDKPVSPLLTCAFMARDWPDARGIWHNNEKTFLIWVNEEDHTRVISMEKGGNMKRVFERFCRGLKQVEHLIQERGWEFMWNERLGYILTCPSNLGTGLRAGVHVRLPNLSKDPRFSKILDNLRLQKRGTGGVDTAATGDTFDISNNDRLGKSEVELVQLLVDGVNHLIESEKKLEKGQDIKVPAPIAQFRK from the exons ATGGCCGGCCCTTTCACACGTATGATCTCCGGACGCAACACGGCTGTGCTGTTGGCCAGCTTGGGCGCGGGAACGGTGGCGACTGGTTTCCTGTTGAGTGAAAACTCTCTCGCTGCTGATGCGAGGACGAAGCTCTATCCTCCAAG CTCCGACTTCCCCGACCTGAGGAAACACAACAACTGCATGGCCAAGGCTCTGACTCCAGCCATTTATGGCAAACTGAGGGACAAGGTCACCCCCAACAACTGGACTCTGGACCAGAGCATCCAAACCGGAGTCGACAACCCGGGACACCCTTTCATCAAGACGGTGGGCTGTGTGGCTGGTGATGAGGAGACCTACGAG GTGTTTGCTGAACTCTTTGACCCCATTATCAAAGACAGGCACAACGGCTACGACCCCAGATCCATGACCCACCACACTGACCTGGATGCCTCCAAG ATAACTAACGGCGTGTTTGACGATAAGTACGTCCTGTCGTCCCGTGTCCGGACTGGCCGCAGTATCCGCGGGCTGAGCCTCCCCCCGGCCTGTTCAAGGGCCGAGCGCCGTGAGGTGGAGCGGGTGGTTGTGACGGCTCTGGCCGGCCTGAAGGGAGACCTGTCCGGACGCTACTACGGTCTGGAAGACATGAcggagaaggagcagcagcagctcatcgAT GACCACTTCTTGTTTGACAAGCCTGTCTCTCCACTGTTGACATGTGCCTTTATGGCCAGAGACTGGCCAGACGCCAGGGGCATCTG GCACAACAATGAGAAGACCTTCCTGATCTGGGTGAATGAGGAGGACCACACCAGAGTCATCTCCATGGAGAAGGGAGGCAACATGAAGAGAGTGTTTGAGAGATTCTGCAGAGGACTCAAACAG GTGGAACACCTGATCCAGGAGAGAGGCTGGGAGTTCATGTGGAACGAGCGTCTGGGCTACATCCTCACATGTCCCTCCAACCTGGGCACCGGCCTCAGGGCGGGCGTGCATGTGCGTCTGCCAAATCTCAgcaag GACCCGCGTTTCTCCAAAATCCTTGACAACCTGCGGCTGCAGAAAAGAGGCACAGGTGGAGTGGACACGGCTGCTACCGGAGACACCTTTGACATTTCCAACAACGACCGTTTGGGCAAATCTGAG GTGGAGCTGGTCCAGCTATTGGTGGATGGGGTCAACCACCTGATTGAGTCTGAGAAGAAGCTGGAGAAGGGACAAGACATCAAAGTCCCAGCTCCCATTGCTCAGTTCAGGAAGTAA